A genomic region of Paroedura picta isolate Pp20150507F chromosome 4, Ppicta_v3.0, whole genome shotgun sequence contains the following coding sequences:
- the TJP3 gene encoding tight junction protein ZO-3 isoform X3, producing MAVRFQVADMEEMVIWEQYTVTLNKDPRKGFGIAVSGGRDRPSSFDGDTSIIISDVVPGGPADGRLLNRDKIAMVNGLSMENVSSSFAIQTLKSCGKVANITVKRPRKIHLPVSSPPKSLPTSASASASRSAFAERYDSDEDYASQVDKSLPRDTSYGPPQAEADHNRGYDGDSSSERSSGRYRDESDSPRRQPIRSRRRSQDSGQRRRNRDSDSGRLPFANGYSHRGSASGLALVSGFKRLPKQDVPMKPVRSTLVKSRESEEYGLKLGSQIFIKHITDTGLAAKDASLQEGDLILKINGVASENMSLEETRQLIERSDGRLTLHVLRDNSQFLVNIPQVRDSDSESSQLDDISDLDSDASPPPVGSPRLPPDSPQTDSFPSRKYSSREEGVPVQELTNSPVFDAQEPPVNNTDVHSGAEGYSPDSKVVCFIKAKSVGLHLAGGNDVGIFVAGVQEGSPADLQGIMEGDQILQVNDRVFHNLTREEAVQFLLELMPGEEVTLHVQNKQDIYRKMVKSNVGDSFYIRTHFDFEKDAPSGLSFTRGEVFHVLDTLYRGKVGSWLAVRMGKELQELDKGIIPNKNRAEQIASLESVLKATSSSFSSSGARAEFWKLRGLRGAKKNLRKSREDLSLLTKQGHYPPYERVTLKEATFKRPVVVLGPIADIAMQKLSAEMPDQFEIAESVPREGGSAKVIKLDSVRQIAEQEKHALLDITPAAVERLNYVQYFPIVVFCEPDSRQGVKAMRQWLVPDSKKSSRRLYAQATKMRKHWSHLFTATISLAGSSNSWYQSLKDIIRIQQGRPIWTTEEQVDAPAVEGLDMLSQPPTAHSGYLTCDSQANSDYDETDAEGEAYTDQELDEPYDDQALARSSEPAEHGHTLDLSERVAAALAYPIDQHDGDQQPQGQWRQNYNIREYEHEALRKKFTKAQAYDSESDQDYGYDWGPATDL from the exons GATCCCAGAAAGGGCTTTGGCATTGCTGTCTCAGGCGGCCGGGACCGTCCCAGCAGCTTTGATGGAGACACCTCAATTATCATCTCCGACGTGGTGCCAGGTGGACCGGCTGATGGTCGACTCCT GAACCGGGACAAGATTGCCATGGTGAATGGTCTCTCCATGGAGAACGTATCATCATCTTTCGCCATACAGACCTTGAAAAGCTGTGGCAAAGTGGCCAACATT ACAGTGAAAAGACCCCGGAAAATCCATCTCCCAGTCTCCAGCCCGCCCAAGAGCCTGCCAACGTCTGCTTCGGCCTCTGCTTCACGATCAGCCTTTGCTGAACGCTACGACTCAGATGAGGACTACGCCTCCCAGGTGGACAAGTCCTTGCCGCGGGACACCAGCTATGGCCCGCCTCAGGCTGAAGCCGATCACAACCGAGGCTACGATGGAGACTCCTCCAGTGAGCGGAGCTCTGGCCGCTACCGTGATGAAAGCGATTCTCCCCGCAGGCAGCCGATCCGGAGCAGGAGGCGAAGCCAAGACAGTGGCCAGAGGAGGCGGAATCGAGACAGTGATTCCGGCCGGCTGCCTTTCGCCAACGGCTACAGCCACCGAGGCAGTGCTAGTGGGCTGGCCTTGGTCTCTGGATTCAAGAGGCTGCCAAAGCAAGACGTTCCCATGAAACCTGTCCGATCCACCTTGGTGAAGAGCAGAGAGAGCGAAG AATACGGCTTAAAGCTCGGAAGCCAGATCTTCATCAAGCACATCACGGACACTGGACTGGCAGCAAAGGACGCCTCTCTGCAAGAGGGGGACCTCATCCTCAAG ATCAATGGCGTGGCCAGTGAGAACATGTCTTTGGAGGAGACACGGCAGCTGATAGAGAGGTCTGATGGGAGGCTGACCTTACATGTCTTGCGGGATAACAGCCAGTTCCTCGTCAACATCCCCCAAGTGCGAGACAGTGACAGCGAAAGCTCCCAGCTGGACG acatctCTGATCTGGACTCGGACGCCTCACCTCCCCCAGTAGGGAGTCCCCGGCTGCCTCCTGATTCTCCGCAGACGGATTCTTTCCC GTCAAGAAAGTATTCCAGCAGGGAAGAGGGGGTGCCCGTGCAGGAGCTGACCAACTCCCCAGTGTTCG ATGCTCAGGAGCCCCCTGTGAACAACACGGATGTCCACTCTGGTGCCGAAGG GTACAGCCCAGATTCAAAGGTGGTGTGTTTCATCAAGGCCAAGAGTGTCGGGCTGCATCTTGCGGGCGGCAACGACGTGGGCATTTTTGTGGCCGGAGTGCAGGAGGGGAGCCCAGCTGATCTCCAAGGCATCATGGAAGGGGACCAGATTCTCCAG GTAAATGACAGAGTTTTCCACAACCTAACACGGGAGGAGGCTGTTCAGTTCCTTCTGGAACTAATGCCTGGTGAAGAGGTGACCCTACACGTTCAGAATAAGCAAGACA TCTACAGGAAGATGGTCAAGTCCAATGTGGGAGATTCCTTCTACATCCGCACCCACTTCGACTTTGAGAAGGATGCCCCTTCCGGGCTGAGCTTCACCCGTGGCGAGGTCTTCCACGTACTGGACACCCTGTACCGTGGCAAAGTGGGGAGCTGGCTGGCTGTACGGATGGGAAAGGAGCTTCAAGAGCTTGATAAAGGCATCATACCAAATAAGAATAG AGCGGAGCAGATTGCCAGTCTGGAGAGCGTCCTGAAAGCTACATCAAGCTCCTTCAGTTCCTCGGGTGCCCGGGCCGAGTTCTGGAAGCTGCGGGGCTTGCGTGGGGCCAAGAAGAACCTGCGCAAAAGCCGGGAGGATCTCTCTCTTCTCACCAAGCAGGGCCACTACCCCCCCTATGAGAGGGTGACACTCAAGGAAG CAACTTTTAAACGACCAGTAGTGGTCTTGGGCCCCATCGCTGACATCGCCATGCAGAAGTTGAGTGCTGAGATGCCTGATCAGTTTGAGATTGCTG AGAGTGTCCCAAGAGAAGGAGGATCTGCAAAAGTCATCAAGTTGGATTCTGTGAGGCAAATCGCCGAGCAG GAGAAGCATGCCTTGCTGGACATTACTCCTGCAGCCGTGGAGCGCCTCAACTACGTGCAGTACTTCCCAATCGTGGTCTTCTGTGAGCCTGACAGCCGCCAGGGGGTGAAGGCCATGCGGCAGTGGCTGGTGCCTGACTCCAAGAAAAGCTCTCGGCGCCTGTATGCCCAGGCCACCAAAATGCGCAAGCACTGGAGCCACCTCTTCACAGCCACCATCAGCCTTGCAGGGAGCTCCAACAGCTGGTACCAGAGCCTCAAGGACATAATCCGCATCCAGCAAGGTCGGCCCATCTGGACAACAGAAGAGCAG GTGGATGCTCCAGCTGTGGAAGGTTTAGACATGCTAAGCCAGCCCCCTACTGCTCACTCTGGCTACCTCACCTGTGACAGCCAGGCCAACAGCGACTATGATGAAACGGATGCGGAGGGTGAGGCATACACGGACCAGGAGCTTGATGAGCCCTATGACGATCAGGCTCTGGCTCGCTCTTCGGAGCCCGCTGAGCACGGCCACACGCTGGACTTGAGTGAGCGGGTAGCGGCAGCTCTGGCCTACCCTATTGACCAG
- the TJP3 gene encoding tight junction protein ZO-3 isoform X2: protein MEEMVIWEQYTVTLNKDPRKGFGIAVSGGRDRPSSFDGDTSIIISDVVPGGPADGRLLNRDKIAMVNGLSMENVSSSFAIQTLKSCGKVANITVKRPRKIHLPVSSPPKSLPTSASASASRSAFAERYDSDEDYASQVDKSLPRDTSYGPPQAEADHNRGYDGDSSSERSSGRYRDESDSPRRQPIRSRRRSQDSGQRRRNRDSDSGRLPFANGYSHRGSASGLALVSGFKRLPKQDVPMKPVRSTLVKSRESEEYGLKLGSQIFIKHITDTGLAAKDASLQEGDLILKINGVASENMSLEETRQLIERSDGRLTLHVLRDNSQFLVNIPQVRDSDSESSQLDDISDLDSDASPPPVGSPRLPPDSPQTDSFPSRKYSSREEGVPVQELTNSPVFDAQEPPVNNTDVHSGAEGYSPDSKVVCFIKAKSVGLHLAGGNDVGIFVAGVQEGSPADLQGIMEGDQILQVNDRVFHNLTREEAVQFLLELMPGEEVTLHVQNKQDIYRKMVKSNVGDSFYIRTHFDFEKDAPSGLSFTRGEVFHVLDTLYRGKVGSWLAVRMGKELQELDKGIIPNKNRAEQIASLESVLKATSSSFSSSGARAEFWKLRGLRGAKKNLRKSREDLSLLTKQGHYPPYERVTLKEATFKRPVVVLGPIADIAMQKLSAEMPDQFEIAESVPREGGSAKVIKLDSVRQIAEQEKHALLDITPAAVERLNYVQYFPIVVFCEPDSRQGVKAMRQWLVPDSKKSSRRLYAQATKMRKHWSHLFTATISLAGSSNSWYQSLKDIIRIQQGRPIWTTEEQVDAPAVEGLDMLSQPPTAHSGYLTCDSQANSDYDETDAEGEAYTDQELDEPYDDQALARSSEPAEHGHTLDLSERVAAALAYPIDQQLPLARWLGMAMT, encoded by the exons GATCCCAGAAAGGGCTTTGGCATTGCTGTCTCAGGCGGCCGGGACCGTCCCAGCAGCTTTGATGGAGACACCTCAATTATCATCTCCGACGTGGTGCCAGGTGGACCGGCTGATGGTCGACTCCT GAACCGGGACAAGATTGCCATGGTGAATGGTCTCTCCATGGAGAACGTATCATCATCTTTCGCCATACAGACCTTGAAAAGCTGTGGCAAAGTGGCCAACATT ACAGTGAAAAGACCCCGGAAAATCCATCTCCCAGTCTCCAGCCCGCCCAAGAGCCTGCCAACGTCTGCTTCGGCCTCTGCTTCACGATCAGCCTTTGCTGAACGCTACGACTCAGATGAGGACTACGCCTCCCAGGTGGACAAGTCCTTGCCGCGGGACACCAGCTATGGCCCGCCTCAGGCTGAAGCCGATCACAACCGAGGCTACGATGGAGACTCCTCCAGTGAGCGGAGCTCTGGCCGCTACCGTGATGAAAGCGATTCTCCCCGCAGGCAGCCGATCCGGAGCAGGAGGCGAAGCCAAGACAGTGGCCAGAGGAGGCGGAATCGAGACAGTGATTCCGGCCGGCTGCCTTTCGCCAACGGCTACAGCCACCGAGGCAGTGCTAGTGGGCTGGCCTTGGTCTCTGGATTCAAGAGGCTGCCAAAGCAAGACGTTCCCATGAAACCTGTCCGATCCACCTTGGTGAAGAGCAGAGAGAGCGAAG AATACGGCTTAAAGCTCGGAAGCCAGATCTTCATCAAGCACATCACGGACACTGGACTGGCAGCAAAGGACGCCTCTCTGCAAGAGGGGGACCTCATCCTCAAG ATCAATGGCGTGGCCAGTGAGAACATGTCTTTGGAGGAGACACGGCAGCTGATAGAGAGGTCTGATGGGAGGCTGACCTTACATGTCTTGCGGGATAACAGCCAGTTCCTCGTCAACATCCCCCAAGTGCGAGACAGTGACAGCGAAAGCTCCCAGCTGGACG acatctCTGATCTGGACTCGGACGCCTCACCTCCCCCAGTAGGGAGTCCCCGGCTGCCTCCTGATTCTCCGCAGACGGATTCTTTCCC GTCAAGAAAGTATTCCAGCAGGGAAGAGGGGGTGCCCGTGCAGGAGCTGACCAACTCCCCAGTGTTCG ATGCTCAGGAGCCCCCTGTGAACAACACGGATGTCCACTCTGGTGCCGAAGG GTACAGCCCAGATTCAAAGGTGGTGTGTTTCATCAAGGCCAAGAGTGTCGGGCTGCATCTTGCGGGCGGCAACGACGTGGGCATTTTTGTGGCCGGAGTGCAGGAGGGGAGCCCAGCTGATCTCCAAGGCATCATGGAAGGGGACCAGATTCTCCAG GTAAATGACAGAGTTTTCCACAACCTAACACGGGAGGAGGCTGTTCAGTTCCTTCTGGAACTAATGCCTGGTGAAGAGGTGACCCTACACGTTCAGAATAAGCAAGACA TCTACAGGAAGATGGTCAAGTCCAATGTGGGAGATTCCTTCTACATCCGCACCCACTTCGACTTTGAGAAGGATGCCCCTTCCGGGCTGAGCTTCACCCGTGGCGAGGTCTTCCACGTACTGGACACCCTGTACCGTGGCAAAGTGGGGAGCTGGCTGGCTGTACGGATGGGAAAGGAGCTTCAAGAGCTTGATAAAGGCATCATACCAAATAAGAATAG AGCGGAGCAGATTGCCAGTCTGGAGAGCGTCCTGAAAGCTACATCAAGCTCCTTCAGTTCCTCGGGTGCCCGGGCCGAGTTCTGGAAGCTGCGGGGCTTGCGTGGGGCCAAGAAGAACCTGCGCAAAAGCCGGGAGGATCTCTCTCTTCTCACCAAGCAGGGCCACTACCCCCCCTATGAGAGGGTGACACTCAAGGAAG CAACTTTTAAACGACCAGTAGTGGTCTTGGGCCCCATCGCTGACATCGCCATGCAGAAGTTGAGTGCTGAGATGCCTGATCAGTTTGAGATTGCTG AGAGTGTCCCAAGAGAAGGAGGATCTGCAAAAGTCATCAAGTTGGATTCTGTGAGGCAAATCGCCGAGCAG GAGAAGCATGCCTTGCTGGACATTACTCCTGCAGCCGTGGAGCGCCTCAACTACGTGCAGTACTTCCCAATCGTGGTCTTCTGTGAGCCTGACAGCCGCCAGGGGGTGAAGGCCATGCGGCAGTGGCTGGTGCCTGACTCCAAGAAAAGCTCTCGGCGCCTGTATGCCCAGGCCACCAAAATGCGCAAGCACTGGAGCCACCTCTTCACAGCCACCATCAGCCTTGCAGGGAGCTCCAACAGCTGGTACCAGAGCCTCAAGGACATAATCCGCATCCAGCAAGGTCGGCCCATCTGGACAACAGAAGAGCAG GTGGATGCTCCAGCTGTGGAAGGTTTAGACATGCTAAGCCAGCCCCCTACTGCTCACTCTGGCTACCTCACCTGTGACAGCCAGGCCAACAGCGACTATGATGAAACGGATGCGGAGGGTGAGGCATACACGGACCAGGAGCTTGATGAGCCCTATGACGATCAGGCTCTGGCTCGCTCTTCGGAGCCCGCTGAGCACGGCCACACGCTGGACTTGAGTGAGCGGGTAGCGGCAGCTCTGGCCTACCCTATTGACCAG
- the TJP3 gene encoding tight junction protein ZO-3 isoform X1, which produces MEEMVIWEQYTVTLNKDPRKGFGIAVSGGRDRPSSFDGDTSIIISDVVPGGPADGRLLNRDKIAMVNGLSMENVSSSFAIQTLKSCGKVANITVKRPRKIHLPVSSPPKSLPTSASASASRSAFAERYDSDEDYASQVDKSLPRDTSYGPPQAEADHNRGYDGDSSSERSSGRYRDESDSPRRQPIRSRRRSQDSGQRRRNRDSDSGRLPFANGYSHRGSASGLALVSGFKRLPKQDVPMKPVRSTLVKSRESEEYGLKLGSQIFIKHITDTGLAAKDASLQEGDLILKINGVASENMSLEETRQLIERSDGRLTLHVLRDNSQFLVNIPQVRDSDSESSQLDDISDLDSDASPPPVGSPRLPPDSPQTDSFPSRKYSSREEGVPVQELTNSPVFDAQEPPVNNTDVHSGAEGYSPDSKVVCFIKAKSVGLHLAGGNDVGIFVAGVQEGSPADLQGIMEGDQILQVNDRVFHNLTREEAVQFLLELMPGEEVTLHVQNKQDIYRKMVKSNVGDSFYIRTHFDFEKDAPSGLSFTRGEVFHVLDTLYRGKVGSWLAVRMGKELQELDKGIIPNKNRAEQIASLESVLKATSSSFSSSGARAEFWKLRGLRGAKKNLRKSREDLSLLTKQGHYPPYERVTLKEATFKRPVVVLGPIADIAMQKLSAEMPDQFEIAESVPREGGSAKVIKLDSVRQIAEQEKHALLDITPAAVERLNYVQYFPIVVFCEPDSRQGVKAMRQWLVPDSKKSSRRLYAQATKMRKHWSHLFTATISLAGSSNSWYQSLKDIIRIQQGRPIWTTEEQVDAPAVEGLDMLSQPPTAHSGYLTCDSQANSDYDETDAEGEAYTDQELDEPYDDQALARSSEPAEHGHTLDLSERVAAALAYPIDQHDGDQQPQGQWRQNYNIREYEHEALRKKFTKAQAYDSESDQDYGYDWGPATDL; this is translated from the exons GATCCCAGAAAGGGCTTTGGCATTGCTGTCTCAGGCGGCCGGGACCGTCCCAGCAGCTTTGATGGAGACACCTCAATTATCATCTCCGACGTGGTGCCAGGTGGACCGGCTGATGGTCGACTCCT GAACCGGGACAAGATTGCCATGGTGAATGGTCTCTCCATGGAGAACGTATCATCATCTTTCGCCATACAGACCTTGAAAAGCTGTGGCAAAGTGGCCAACATT ACAGTGAAAAGACCCCGGAAAATCCATCTCCCAGTCTCCAGCCCGCCCAAGAGCCTGCCAACGTCTGCTTCGGCCTCTGCTTCACGATCAGCCTTTGCTGAACGCTACGACTCAGATGAGGACTACGCCTCCCAGGTGGACAAGTCCTTGCCGCGGGACACCAGCTATGGCCCGCCTCAGGCTGAAGCCGATCACAACCGAGGCTACGATGGAGACTCCTCCAGTGAGCGGAGCTCTGGCCGCTACCGTGATGAAAGCGATTCTCCCCGCAGGCAGCCGATCCGGAGCAGGAGGCGAAGCCAAGACAGTGGCCAGAGGAGGCGGAATCGAGACAGTGATTCCGGCCGGCTGCCTTTCGCCAACGGCTACAGCCACCGAGGCAGTGCTAGTGGGCTGGCCTTGGTCTCTGGATTCAAGAGGCTGCCAAAGCAAGACGTTCCCATGAAACCTGTCCGATCCACCTTGGTGAAGAGCAGAGAGAGCGAAG AATACGGCTTAAAGCTCGGAAGCCAGATCTTCATCAAGCACATCACGGACACTGGACTGGCAGCAAAGGACGCCTCTCTGCAAGAGGGGGACCTCATCCTCAAG ATCAATGGCGTGGCCAGTGAGAACATGTCTTTGGAGGAGACACGGCAGCTGATAGAGAGGTCTGATGGGAGGCTGACCTTACATGTCTTGCGGGATAACAGCCAGTTCCTCGTCAACATCCCCCAAGTGCGAGACAGTGACAGCGAAAGCTCCCAGCTGGACG acatctCTGATCTGGACTCGGACGCCTCACCTCCCCCAGTAGGGAGTCCCCGGCTGCCTCCTGATTCTCCGCAGACGGATTCTTTCCC GTCAAGAAAGTATTCCAGCAGGGAAGAGGGGGTGCCCGTGCAGGAGCTGACCAACTCCCCAGTGTTCG ATGCTCAGGAGCCCCCTGTGAACAACACGGATGTCCACTCTGGTGCCGAAGG GTACAGCCCAGATTCAAAGGTGGTGTGTTTCATCAAGGCCAAGAGTGTCGGGCTGCATCTTGCGGGCGGCAACGACGTGGGCATTTTTGTGGCCGGAGTGCAGGAGGGGAGCCCAGCTGATCTCCAAGGCATCATGGAAGGGGACCAGATTCTCCAG GTAAATGACAGAGTTTTCCACAACCTAACACGGGAGGAGGCTGTTCAGTTCCTTCTGGAACTAATGCCTGGTGAAGAGGTGACCCTACACGTTCAGAATAAGCAAGACA TCTACAGGAAGATGGTCAAGTCCAATGTGGGAGATTCCTTCTACATCCGCACCCACTTCGACTTTGAGAAGGATGCCCCTTCCGGGCTGAGCTTCACCCGTGGCGAGGTCTTCCACGTACTGGACACCCTGTACCGTGGCAAAGTGGGGAGCTGGCTGGCTGTACGGATGGGAAAGGAGCTTCAAGAGCTTGATAAAGGCATCATACCAAATAAGAATAG AGCGGAGCAGATTGCCAGTCTGGAGAGCGTCCTGAAAGCTACATCAAGCTCCTTCAGTTCCTCGGGTGCCCGGGCCGAGTTCTGGAAGCTGCGGGGCTTGCGTGGGGCCAAGAAGAACCTGCGCAAAAGCCGGGAGGATCTCTCTCTTCTCACCAAGCAGGGCCACTACCCCCCCTATGAGAGGGTGACACTCAAGGAAG CAACTTTTAAACGACCAGTAGTGGTCTTGGGCCCCATCGCTGACATCGCCATGCAGAAGTTGAGTGCTGAGATGCCTGATCAGTTTGAGATTGCTG AGAGTGTCCCAAGAGAAGGAGGATCTGCAAAAGTCATCAAGTTGGATTCTGTGAGGCAAATCGCCGAGCAG GAGAAGCATGCCTTGCTGGACATTACTCCTGCAGCCGTGGAGCGCCTCAACTACGTGCAGTACTTCCCAATCGTGGTCTTCTGTGAGCCTGACAGCCGCCAGGGGGTGAAGGCCATGCGGCAGTGGCTGGTGCCTGACTCCAAGAAAAGCTCTCGGCGCCTGTATGCCCAGGCCACCAAAATGCGCAAGCACTGGAGCCACCTCTTCACAGCCACCATCAGCCTTGCAGGGAGCTCCAACAGCTGGTACCAGAGCCTCAAGGACATAATCCGCATCCAGCAAGGTCGGCCCATCTGGACAACAGAAGAGCAG GTGGATGCTCCAGCTGTGGAAGGTTTAGACATGCTAAGCCAGCCCCCTACTGCTCACTCTGGCTACCTCACCTGTGACAGCCAGGCCAACAGCGACTATGATGAAACGGATGCGGAGGGTGAGGCATACACGGACCAGGAGCTTGATGAGCCCTATGACGATCAGGCTCTGGCTCGCTCTTCGGAGCCCGCTGAGCACGGCCACACGCTGGACTTGAGTGAGCGGGTAGCGGCAGCTCTGGCCTACCCTATTGACCAG